From a region of the Sander lucioperca isolate FBNREF2018 chromosome 8, SLUC_FBN_1.2, whole genome shotgun sequence genome:
- the LOC116043223 gene encoding complement C1q-like protein 2: MVLALIIAIPLLVQTFRTDAHYEMMGTCRMICDPYNPKPSATALEVMQELSAVPSPAFVQGTKGEPGRPGKPGPRGPPGEPGPPGPRGPPGDRGDSEKTGHPRVVGTAQTDTSGELGSAIGGAKIAFYVGLKNPHEGYEVLRFDDVVTNLGNHYDPTTGKFTCQVAGIYYFTYHVLMRGGDGTSMWADLCKNGQVRASAIAQDADQNYDYASNSVVLHLDSGDEIYVKLDGGKAHGGNNNKYSTFSGFLLYPD, encoded by the exons ATGGTTTTGGCACTCATCATCGCGATTCCCCTGCTGGTCCAAACTTTCAGAACCGATGCGCACTACGAGATGATGGGCACCTGTCGGATGATCTGTGACCCGTACAACCCCAAACCGAGCGCCACGGCTCTGGAGGTCATGCAGGAGCTCAGCGCAGTCCCTTCTCCGGCCTTTGTTCAAGGGACTAAAGGCGAGCCGGGTCGGCCGGGGAAACCCGGACCGAGGGGGCCGCCAGGCGAACCGGGGCCACCAGGTCCGAGAGGGCCGCCGGGGGACAGAGGAGATTCTGAAAAGACAGGGCATCCCAGGGTAGTGGGCACAGCGCAGACCGACACCAGTGGAGAGCTCGGCTCTGCTATCGGCGGGGCAAAGATAGCGTTTTATGTGGGTCTAAAAAATCCTCACGAGGGATACGAAGTGTTAAGGTTCGACGACGTTGTCACGAACCTGGGGAACCACTATGACCCGACAACCGGCAAGTTCACATGCCAAGTGGCTGGGATTTACTACTTCACCTATCATGTGCTGATGCGCGGAGGAGACGGGACAAGCATGTGGGCAGACTTGTGCAAAAACGGACAG GTCCGAGCCAGCGCCATAGCGCAGGACGCCGACCAGAACTACGATTACGCCAGCAACAGCGTCGTCCTGCATCTGGACTCCGGAGACGAGATTTATGTCAAACTGGACGGCGGCAAGGCGCACGgcggaaacaacaacaaatacagCACATTTTCCGGCTTCCTTTTGTACCCGGACTGA